One genomic window of Polyangium aurulentum includes the following:
- a CDS encoding hydroxymethylglutaryl-CoA lyase, whose product MTTERRPLPDLFACSPDRVSIYEVSPRDGLQNESVVIPLHGKRRLIDALVAAGLRRIEITSFVSPKWVPQLADAEELARDTKPPEGVTFSALCPNSKGLERALATGLGEIAVFMSASETHNQKNVNKSIDRTLGVFSEIVPPAIEAGLKVRGYVSTVWGCPYEGPVSPEASLRIAKKLIELGCYQISLGDTIGVGTPRQTRDIVQRFLGEMPVERFALHMHDTRGTALANVLVGLELGVRDFDASVGGVGGCPYAPGAAGNVATEDLVFMMQGMGVETGVDLDKLIEAGNVAEQVIGRPLPGKVHKSGAFKLRPA is encoded by the coding sequence ATGACGACGGAGCGACGCCCCTTGCCCGACCTCTTCGCGTGCTCGCCCGATCGCGTGTCGATCTACGAGGTGAGCCCGCGCGACGGGCTGCAGAACGAGTCGGTGGTGATCCCGCTGCACGGCAAGCGCCGGCTCATCGACGCGCTGGTCGCGGCGGGGCTTCGCCGCATCGAGATCACGAGCTTCGTGTCGCCGAAATGGGTGCCGCAGCTCGCCGACGCCGAGGAGCTCGCGCGCGACACGAAGCCGCCGGAGGGCGTCACGTTCAGCGCGCTCTGCCCGAACTCGAAGGGGCTCGAGCGCGCGCTCGCGACGGGGCTCGGCGAGATCGCGGTCTTCATGAGCGCGAGCGAGACGCACAACCAGAAGAACGTGAACAAGTCGATCGACCGCACGCTCGGGGTCTTCTCCGAGATCGTGCCGCCCGCGATCGAGGCGGGGCTCAAGGTGCGCGGCTACGTCTCGACGGTGTGGGGCTGCCCGTACGAGGGGCCCGTGTCGCCCGAGGCGTCGCTGCGCATCGCGAAGAAGCTCATCGAGCTCGGCTGCTACCAGATCTCGCTGGGCGACACGATCGGCGTGGGGACGCCGCGGCAGACGCGCGACATCGTGCAGCGGTTCCTCGGCGAGATGCCGGTCGAGAGGTTCGCGCTGCACATGCACGACACGCGCGGCACGGCGCTCGCGAACGTGCTCGTGGGGCTCGAGCTGGGCGTGCGCGACTTCGACGCCTCGGTGGGCGGCGTGGGCGGCTGCCCCTACGCGCCCGGCGCCGCGGGCAACGTGGCCACCGAGGACCTCGTGTTCATGATGCAGGGGATGGGCGTCGAGACGGGCGTCGACCTCGACAAGCTGATCGAGGCGGGCAACGTCGCCGAGCAGGTGATCGGCCGCCCGCTGCCCGGCAAGGTGCACAAGTCGGGCGCGTTCAAGCTTCGTCCCGCTTGA
- a CDS encoding putative metal-binding motif-containing protein — MPVTQSRLFGRGDRTFLLRAAAALGVSASFVAVAMGGCGARTPLDVGPPQPPCFVDSDCPDAEDLCNPVYCDLAAGAEAGVSRNGGLCKKLEPVLCEDNDPCTLDECSKKTGLCTYDIATRDNDGDGFRGPRPGTLPGDPDSCGNDCDDKSELAYPGGIEVCDGVDNDCNGVVDDGATYVPLLNDPIRLSSDDSSPAGPGGLAWSGTSYAAAYTATAQGFQVRTSMLDPTGQPIPPGESPVVIVNGDNAGGPVVWVGDRYGLAWQDRRSGDYEIYFTLLDEAGAKVIPDTRLTFAPGFSINLSLTWTGGEFVVVWQDERDGLFDLFAQRLSLDGAPIGSNVKLTEATFVGNEAPAAAAGLETIGVAWSPGDALQHFIKFQIFNQDLTPRSEPIDLTDGTTDSVYPTIVWNKDRYIVAWFDKSASPKAIYAAVIAEDGTVLVPRKAVTNPGTFRSRYPNLKPLGDRLLLVFSDDRDQNDGYELYSAMLTNDLDPVGPAQRVTFGKRDSIYPISAFGPEGNVGILFRDDREGEQHVFFTRLGCIVP, encoded by the coding sequence ATGCCTGTGACCCAGAGCCGCCTCTTCGGGCGCGGCGATCGGACGTTTCTGTTGCGCGCGGCGGCCGCGCTGGGCGTCTCGGCGAGCTTCGTGGCGGTCGCGATGGGCGGCTGCGGGGCGCGCACGCCGCTCGACGTGGGCCCGCCCCAGCCCCCCTGCTTCGTCGATTCGGACTGCCCCGACGCCGAAGACCTCTGCAACCCCGTCTACTGCGACCTCGCGGCGGGCGCCGAGGCGGGCGTGTCGCGCAACGGCGGGCTCTGCAAGAAGCTCGAGCCCGTCCTCTGCGAGGACAACGACCCCTGCACGCTCGACGAATGCAGCAAGAAGACGGGCCTGTGCACGTACGACATCGCCACGCGTGACAACGACGGCGACGGCTTCCGCGGCCCGCGCCCCGGCACGCTCCCGGGCGATCCCGACTCGTGCGGCAACGACTGCGACGACAAGAGCGAGCTTGCGTATCCGGGCGGCATCGAGGTCTGCGACGGCGTCGACAACGACTGCAACGGCGTGGTCGACGACGGCGCGACGTACGTGCCGCTCCTGAACGATCCCATCCGCCTGTCGAGCGACGACAGCTCGCCCGCGGGCCCCGGGGGCCTCGCGTGGAGCGGCACCTCGTACGCGGCCGCGTACACGGCCACGGCGCAGGGCTTCCAGGTGCGCACGTCGATGCTCGACCCCACGGGCCAGCCCATCCCGCCCGGCGAGAGCCCGGTCGTGATCGTCAACGGCGACAACGCCGGCGGCCCCGTCGTGTGGGTCGGCGATCGCTACGGCCTCGCGTGGCAAGACCGGCGCAGCGGCGACTACGAGATCTACTTCACGCTGCTCGACGAGGCCGGCGCCAAGGTCATCCCCGACACGCGCCTGACCTTCGCCCCCGGCTTCTCGATCAACCTGTCGCTCACGTGGACGGGCGGCGAGTTCGTGGTGGTCTGGCAGGACGAACGCGACGGCCTGTTCGACCTGTTCGCGCAGCGCTTGAGCCTCGACGGCGCGCCCATCGGCAGCAACGTCAAGCTCACGGAGGCGACGTTCGTCGGCAACGAGGCCCCCGCGGCCGCCGCGGGCCTCGAGACGATCGGCGTCGCGTGGTCGCCTGGAGACGCGCTGCAGCACTTCATCAAGTTCCAGATCTTCAACCAGGATCTGACCCCGCGCAGCGAGCCGATCGACCTGACCGACGGCACGACCGACTCGGTTTACCCGACGATCGTGTGGAACAAGGACCGCTACATCGTCGCGTGGTTCGACAAGTCGGCGAGCCCCAAGGCGATCTACGCGGCCGTCATCGCCGAGGACGGCACCGTGCTCGTGCCGCGCAAGGCCGTGACCAACCCGGGCACCTTCCGCTCGCGCTATCCGAACCTGAAGCCGCTCGGCGATCGCCTGCTGCTCGTGTTCTCGGACGACCGCGACCAGAACGACGGCTACGAGCTGTACTCGGCCATGCTCACGAACGATCTCGATCCGGTGGGCCCCGCGCAGCGCGTGACGTTCGGCAAGCGCGACAGCATCTACCCGATCTCGGCCTTCGGCCCCGAGGGCAACGTCGGCATCCTCTTCCGCGACGACCGCGAGGGCGAGCAGCACGTGTTCTTCACGCGATTGGGCTGCATCGTTCCCTAG
- a CDS encoding peptidylprolyl isomerase, which translates to MIANRPSLLAAALGLLVPLAAGCGPSDPLEGKWTLDDAVAGLPPGETLTATIETDHGTLACKLFADKAPITVANFVGLARGIRPWRTPEGTWEKKPAYDGTIFHRIIKGFMIQGGDAKKDGTGDAGYVIPDEIWEGAHHDRPGLLCMANRGKDTNGAQFFITDDAALHLDGGYTIFGECGPEETVHKLASVPVVGERPVTPPVIETVEITRK; encoded by the coding sequence GTGATTGCGAATCGGCCTTCCTTGCTCGCCGCGGCGCTGGGGCTCCTCGTGCCCCTCGCCGCCGGCTGCGGCCCGAGCGACCCGCTCGAGGGCAAGTGGACCCTCGACGACGCGGTCGCGGGCCTGCCCCCGGGCGAGACGCTGACGGCGACGATCGAGACCGATCACGGCACGCTCGCGTGCAAGCTCTTCGCGGACAAGGCGCCCATCACGGTGGCGAACTTCGTCGGCCTCGCGCGGGGTATCCGCCCGTGGAGGACGCCCGAGGGGACGTGGGAGAAGAAGCCGGCCTACGACGGCACCATTTTCCACCGCATCATCAAGGGTTTCATGATCCAGGGCGGAGACGCCAAGAAGGACGGCACCGGCGATGCGGGCTACGTCATTCCCGACGAGATCTGGGAGGGCGCACATCACGACAGGCCCGGGCTTCTGTGCATGGCGAACCGCGGCAAGGACACCAATGGCGCGCAATTCTTCATCACGGACGACGCCGCGCTCCACCTCGACGGCGGCTACACGATCTTCGGCGAGTGCGGCCCGGAAGAGACGGTCCACAAGCTCGCCTCCGTGCCGGTCGTGGGCGAACGGCCCGTCACGCCGCCGGTGATCGAGACGGTCGAGATCACGCGCAAGTAA
- a CDS encoding peptidylprolyl isomerase yields the protein MRSDLFRHSRPLLLLPALWLGVACDSAPPEPAPAPERQAAPGLVTNAPAQGRAPTERPKMERPKPTKQKVAAKPVAEVKPSEDDPLKGKWTLDDATKGLPEGKDLIATIETDLGSLECKLFADKAPITVANFVGLARGVRPWKTPEGKWEKKPAYDGTIFHRIIKGFMIQGGDAKKNGSGEAGYVIPDEVWEDANHDRAGLLCMANRGKNTNSAQFFITDDAAYHLDNGYTIFGECGPEDLVHKLASVEVRGERPVTPPTIKTVKITRK from the coding sequence ATGCGCTCCGATCTCTTCCGACACTCGCGCCCCCTCCTGCTCCTCCCGGCCCTTTGGCTCGGCGTCGCCTGCGACTCGGCGCCCCCGGAGCCCGCGCCCGCGCCCGAACGCCAAGCGGCGCCCGGGCTGGTCACGAACGCGCCCGCGCAGGGCCGGGCCCCGACCGAGCGGCCCAAGATGGAGCGGCCCAAGCCCACGAAGCAAAAGGTCGCGGCCAAGCCCGTCGCCGAGGTCAAGCCGAGCGAGGACGACCCGCTCAAGGGCAAGTGGACGCTCGACGACGCGACGAAAGGCCTGCCCGAGGGCAAGGACCTCATCGCGACCATCGAGACGGATCTCGGCAGCCTCGAGTGCAAGCTCTTCGCGGACAAGGCGCCCATCACGGTGGCGAACTTCGTCGGCCTCGCGCGGGGCGTCCGCCCGTGGAAGACGCCCGAGGGCAAGTGGGAGAAGAAGCCGGCCTACGACGGCACGATCTTCCACCGCATCATCAAGGGTTTCATGATCCAGGGCGGAGACGCCAAGAAGAACGGCTCGGGCGAGGCGGGGTACGTCATTCCCGACGAGGTCTGGGAAGACGCCAACCACGACCGCGCGGGCCTTCTGTGCATGGCGAACCGCGGCAAGAACACGAACAGCGCGCAGTTCTTCATCACGGACGACGCCGCGTATCACCTCGACAACGGCTACACGATCTTCGGCGAGTGCGGCCCCGAGGACCTCGTCCACAAGCTCGCGTCGGTGGAGGTCCGCGGCGAGCGGCCCGTCACGCCGCCGACCATCAAGACCGTCAAGATCACCCGCAAGTGA
- a CDS encoding DUF192 domain-containing protein — protein MPARPLPSPPRARSPLAIALALTATLAACERRIEEPEPVARERVVDPSALGATGGKAPAPKRCIRATPDKPARLLSPDQKIPDPTCPKDPSGPFTMRTGTVSFPEAGDASVSVEVAEKEAERTRGLMYRRRMLDDMGMIFVFAERENHQFWMHNTCIPLDMLFIDDDGLIVGIQENVPTMDDSTFEVGCPSKYVLEVNAGWTRKHGVRAGQKVKLEGI, from the coding sequence ATGCCCGCGCGTCCCCTCCCCTCGCCGCCCCGGGCGCGCTCGCCCCTCGCGATCGCGCTCGCCCTCACCGCCACCCTCGCCGCCTGCGAGCGCCGCATCGAGGAGCCCGAGCCGGTCGCGCGCGAGCGCGTGGTCGACCCGAGCGCGCTCGGCGCGACGGGCGGCAAGGCCCCCGCCCCCAAGCGCTGCATCCGCGCGACGCCCGACAAACCCGCGCGGCTTCTCTCGCCCGACCAGAAGATCCCCGATCCCACCTGCCCCAAGGACCCGAGCGGCCCATTCACCATGCGCACCGGCACGGTGAGCTTCCCCGAGGCGGGCGACGCTTCGGTGAGCGTCGAGGTGGCCGAGAAGGAGGCCGAACGGACGCGGGGGCTCATGTATCGCCGGCGCATGCTGGACGACATGGGGATGATCTTCGTGTTCGCCGAGCGCGAAAATCACCAGTTCTGGATGCACAACACGTGCATCCCGCTCGACATGCTCTTCATCGACGACGACGGGCTCATCGTCGGTATCCAGGAGAACGTGCCGACGATGGACGACTCGACGTTCGAGGTCGGGTGCCCGTCGAAATATGTGCTCGAGGTGAATGCGGGGTGGACGCGCAAACATGGCGTGCGCGCAGGGCAGAAGGTGAAGCTCGAGGGCATCTGA
- a CDS encoding phospholipase D-like domain-containing protein: MDSKTLRALSVAACAAAVAGCVASGGEYEIDDVDVRSVEAAVSTASGTLGGKSVWVYFNNPPAFGGTDPTITDEVKRLIDNTPAGATIRAAIHSLSHGGIADALVAAQSRGVTVYVVLDAKNASTGYAAVETIKQLANHKFCTNASGGGGCISTSAAGNMHTKLFTFSQTRDPNGVLRSDVSWISSANLTGASGTGAFNNAVVIYDAATLFDGLSANVSDMWNRKHYAGNDYYDSATGRGYYMTNPADVYASPEGLSQTDTIVTRLNDITPDTNCRVRIGMSFVTTGRPELLAQVKKMKAGGCSVWVVVSGNATDGIDMSQSVYNELLDAGVAVRRRDKVHDKFFAVYGKFGSSYAYRVYTGSQNWSQDALNENEELFVKLAPETGTTHPIYDAYVGHFNDAYNGGVTCSKANYPCK; encoded by the coding sequence ATGGATTCGAAGACCTTGCGAGCGCTGAGCGTGGCTGCGTGCGCGGCGGCCGTCGCCGGCTGCGTGGCGTCGGGCGGGGAATACGAGATCGACGATGTCGACGTGCGTAGCGTCGAGGCGGCGGTGAGCACCGCGTCAGGCACGCTCGGCGGCAAGTCGGTATGGGTATACTTCAACAATCCGCCCGCGTTCGGTGGGACGGATCCTACGATCACCGACGAGGTGAAGCGCCTCATCGACAATACGCCCGCGGGGGCCACGATCCGGGCGGCCATTCACTCGCTGAGCCACGGCGGCATCGCCGATGCGCTCGTCGCGGCGCAGTCCCGCGGCGTCACGGTGTACGTCGTTCTGGACGCAAAGAACGCGAGCACCGGATACGCGGCCGTCGAGACCATCAAGCAGCTCGCCAACCACAAGTTCTGCACGAACGCGAGCGGCGGCGGCGGCTGCATCAGCACGAGCGCCGCGGGGAACATGCACACGAAGCTGTTCACGTTCAGCCAGACCAGGGACCCCAATGGGGTGTTGCGCTCGGACGTCTCGTGGATCAGCTCGGCGAACCTCACCGGCGCGAGCGGCACGGGCGCCTTCAACAACGCCGTCGTCATCTACGACGCGGCCACGCTGTTCGATGGGCTGAGCGCCAATGTCTCGGACATGTGGAACCGCAAGCACTACGCGGGCAACGACTATTACGATTCGGCCACGGGTCGCGGCTATTACATGACGAACCCCGCGGACGTGTACGCCTCGCCCGAGGGGCTGAGCCAGACCGATACGATCGTCACCCGCCTGAACGACATCACGCCCGACACGAATTGCCGGGTCCGCATCGGCATGTCGTTCGTCACGACGGGCCGGCCCGAGCTTTTGGCGCAGGTGAAGAAGATGAAGGCGGGCGGCTGCTCGGTCTGGGTGGTGGTGAGCGGCAATGCCACCGACGGCATCGACATGTCGCAGTCGGTCTACAACGAGCTGCTCGACGCGGGCGTCGCGGTCCGCAGGCGCGACAAGGTCCACGACAAGTTCTTCGCCGTGTACGGCAAATTCGGGTCGAGCTACGCCTATCGGGTGTACACCGGCTCCCAGAACTGGTCGCAGGACGCCCTCAACGAGAACGAGGAGCTTTTCGTGAAGCTGGCCCCGGAGACGGGGACGACCCACCCGATCTACGACGCGTACGTGGGCCACTTCAATGACGCGTACAACGGCGGCGTGACCTGCTCGAAGGCGAATTATCCCTGCAAGTAG
- a CDS encoding sigma-70 family RNA polymerase sigma factor yields the protein MTDGISSIRSIQEEAGLGGGEAVARALARLHAEGRAAWPDLALPVASLVRHVARHVADKGAAEALVAAIHAADFYLACACHERIRGSAEALRARYEAEVDAALRSRKVPPAHRDELRQMLWEKLLVGRPGTPPKIGDYAGRGPLGGWMRVAAVRAALNFLEQVKSDRLVVGEEIDDARHPSTPDPELAFLKAHYRVEVQRALKDALESLETDERNVLRLHVLDGLSIDRIAAVYGVHRATAARWVTRGREALLRGTRELLEKRLRIDQAEVESILDVVRSQISLSPSALFRPAGP from the coding sequence ATGACCGACGGTATCTCTTCGATTCGCTCCATCCAGGAAGAGGCCGGGCTCGGCGGGGGCGAGGCGGTGGCGAGGGCGCTCGCGCGGCTCCATGCGGAGGGCCGCGCAGCCTGGCCCGATCTGGCGCTCCCCGTGGCCTCGCTGGTCAGGCACGTCGCGCGCCACGTCGCGGACAAGGGCGCGGCGGAGGCGCTCGTCGCGGCCATTCACGCGGCGGACTTTTACCTCGCCTGCGCCTGTCACGAGCGGATTCGGGGCTCGGCCGAGGCGCTGCGGGCTCGCTACGAGGCCGAGGTGGACGCGGCGCTGCGCAGCCGCAAGGTGCCGCCCGCGCACCGTGACGAGCTGCGCCAGATGCTCTGGGAGAAGCTCCTGGTCGGCCGGCCCGGGACGCCGCCCAAGATCGGCGACTATGCGGGCCGGGGGCCGCTCGGCGGATGGATGCGGGTGGCCGCGGTCCGCGCGGCGCTGAATTTCCTCGAGCAGGTGAAGAGCGACAGGCTCGTGGTGGGGGAGGAGATCGACGACGCCCGGCACCCCTCGACGCCGGATCCCGAGCTCGCCTTCCTCAAAGCGCATTACCGCGTCGAGGTCCAGCGGGCGTTGAAGGACGCGCTGGAGAGCCTCGAGACCGACGAGCGCAACGTGCTGCGGCTGCACGTGCTCGATGGGCTGAGCATCGATCGGATCGCGGCCGTGTACGGGGTCCACCGGGCCACGGCGGCGCGCTGGGTGACGCGCGGCCGCGAGGCGCTTTTGCGGGGCACGCGCGAGCTTCTGGAGAAGCGGCTGCGCATCGATCAAGCCGAGGTCGAGAGCATCCTCGACGTCGTCCGGAGCCAGATCAGCCTCTCGCCGAGCGCCCTGTTCCGCCCTGCGGGGCCGTGA
- a CDS encoding serine/threonine-protein kinase has translation MAASVSPAADRCLEENTLDALTQGQLSPEERARAARHLDACESCRQLLAALGHALPAAGEGEETRPMGARPDPAGAPVVAGGRIGRYTVLHLVGTGGMGAVYAAYDPELDRRVALKLVHHDLLPSDQRRESALRLLREAQALARLSHPHVITVFDAGRFDEQVFLAMEFIDGGTLRQWLRGARRAPDEVLDMFLASGRGLSAAHEAGLVHRDFKPDNVLVGKDGRARVTDFGLARTAIAGEEMPGEEGAPRALPASEGMTTRTGALLGTPRYMAPELLRGAPADSGSDQFAFCVALWEALEGEPPFTAADLNGGPDRAPLREPRGHRIPPPLSRILLRGLSESPGDRFPSMQALLAALEREKVAPGRRRGRILALVGVVALMAVTFGVVRWRGGAEGVCGHAGERLGGAWDEARRSQVRAALLATGVPYANTAWSGTERLLDHYANGWMAMHTEACEATHVRGEQSGELLDLRMACLAQRRAALRALTSLLATADAGVVESAVQAAGQLPPLEECASREALTSTVPPPQNPEAGAKIEATRAKLTDAEALLAAGRYEASRALAQEAVEAASALSYRPLQAEAFLALGRAHMRSEDGAGARQALSRALGAAIASEHVVITARATVSLAFVEGLMLRRHEQGHVWADLAEATLERAGEAPLLTAERLYVLGRLLQDEGRAGEAAPHLEKALALQERVLGPEHPEVVKTLERLAWTLATFERTADAEKIATRALALCDKLLGPDHPQCVRPLHTMGFVLSLSGRNPEAIPYMERALAIEERAFGPSHPAIVKSIINLSNCHNEREAVVLLARALEIQERAGRVEHPDTAFILKNLAISEGLLRRDREQLAHALRALPIEEKLLGQNHPDLAMSLLMIGTAHHRLGHAAEGVPFLERALVIAESRPITDSYATGRDTRIQIRKALADALWELGRDHGRARDLVAGALEVARGGEGAEMVKGATELEAWMTEHPPPR, from the coding sequence ATGGCCGCTTCGGTCTCCCCGGCGGCGGATCGCTGTCTCGAAGAGAATACCCTCGACGCGCTCACCCAGGGGCAGCTCTCGCCCGAGGAGCGCGCGAGGGCGGCGCGCCACCTCGACGCCTGCGAGAGCTGCCGGCAGCTCCTCGCGGCGCTCGGGCACGCCCTGCCCGCGGCGGGCGAAGGCGAGGAGACGCGGCCGATGGGCGCCCGGCCCGATCCCGCGGGGGCGCCCGTCGTCGCGGGCGGCCGGATCGGCCGCTACACGGTCCTGCACCTGGTCGGCACGGGCGGCATGGGGGCCGTTTACGCGGCCTACGATCCCGAGCTCGACCGGCGCGTCGCGCTGAAGCTCGTCCACCACGATCTGCTCCCGAGCGACCAGCGCCGCGAATCCGCGCTGCGGCTCCTGCGCGAGGCCCAGGCCCTCGCCCGGTTGTCCCACCCGCACGTCATCACCGTCTTCGACGCCGGCCGCTTCGACGAGCAGGTCTTTCTCGCGATGGAGTTCATCGACGGAGGGACGCTGCGCCAATGGCTGCGCGGTGCGCGGCGCGCGCCGGACGAGGTGCTCGACATGTTCCTCGCGTCGGGCAGGGGCCTGTCGGCCGCGCACGAGGCGGGGCTGGTTCACCGCGATTTCAAGCCTGACAACGTGCTCGTGGGCAAGGACGGGCGGGCGCGCGTGACGGACTTCGGCCTCGCGCGGACCGCGATCGCCGGGGAAGAAATGCCCGGCGAAGAGGGCGCGCCGCGGGCGCTGCCGGCCAGCGAGGGGATGACCACGCGAACGGGGGCGCTGCTCGGGACGCCGCGGTACATGGCGCCGGAGCTATTGCGGGGAGCGCCGGCCGACAGCGGGAGCGATCAGTTCGCATTCTGCGTGGCGCTGTGGGAGGCGCTCGAAGGCGAGCCCCCGTTCACCGCGGCCGATCTGAACGGCGGTCCGGATCGAGCGCCGCTCCGCGAGCCGCGCGGCCACCGCATTCCTCCGCCCCTGTCGCGCATCCTGCTCCGCGGCCTGTCCGAGAGCCCCGGCGATCGCTTCCCCTCCATGCAAGCGCTGCTCGCCGCGCTCGAGCGGGAAAAGGTGGCTCCGGGGCGCAGGCGCGGCCGTATCCTGGCGCTCGTCGGGGTCGTCGCATTGATGGCCGTGACCTTCGGCGTGGTGCGGTGGCGGGGCGGGGCCGAGGGCGTCTGCGGGCACGCGGGGGAGCGGCTCGGCGGCGCCTGGGACGAGGCGCGGAGGAGCCAGGTGCGCGCGGCCCTGCTCGCGACGGGCGTGCCATACGCGAATACCGCGTGGTCGGGGACGGAGCGGCTGCTCGACCATTACGCGAACGGCTGGATGGCGATGCATACCGAGGCGTGCGAGGCCACCCACGTCCGGGGAGAGCAATCGGGCGAGCTGCTCGATCTGCGCATGGCTTGCCTCGCCCAGCGCCGCGCCGCGCTGCGCGCATTGACGTCGCTCCTGGCCACGGCGGACGCGGGCGTGGTGGAGAGCGCCGTGCAAGCGGCAGGTCAGCTCCCGCCGCTCGAGGAGTGCGCCTCGCGCGAGGCGCTGACGTCCACCGTCCCCCCGCCCCAGAATCCCGAGGCAGGCGCGAAGATCGAGGCCACCCGCGCGAAGCTCACCGACGCCGAGGCCCTGCTCGCGGCCGGGCGGTACGAGGCGAGCCGCGCGCTCGCGCAGGAGGCCGTCGAGGCGGCATCGGCGCTCTCGTACAGGCCGCTCCAGGCCGAGGCGTTCCTGGCCCTCGGGCGCGCGCACATGCGCTCGGAGGACGGCGCGGGGGCGAGGCAGGCGCTCTCCCGCGCGCTCGGCGCGGCCATTGCGAGCGAGCACGTGGTCATCACGGCGCGGGCGACGGTCTCGCTCGCGTTCGTCGAGGGCCTCATGCTCCGCCGGCACGAGCAGGGGCACGTCTGGGCAGACCTCGCCGAGGCGACGCTGGAGCGCGCCGGAGAGGCCCCCTTGCTCACCGCGGAGCGGCTCTACGTGCTCGGGCGCCTCCTGCAGGACGAGGGGCGCGCGGGCGAGGCGGCGCCGCACCTCGAAAAGGCGCTCGCCCTGCAAGAGCGCGTGCTCGGCCCCGAGCACCCCGAGGTGGTCAAGACGCTCGAGCGCCTCGCCTGGACGCTGGCGACCTTCGAGCGCACGGCGGACGCGGAGAAGATCGCGACCCGGGCGCTCGCCCTTTGCGACAAACTGCTCGGCCCCGATCACCCGCAGTGCGTGAGGCCGCTGCACACGATGGGGTTCGTCCTCTCGCTATCGGGCCGGAACCCCGAGGCGATTCCGTACATGGAGCGCGCGCTGGCCATCGAGGAGCGCGCTTTCGGCCCGAGCCACCCCGCGATCGTGAAGTCGATCATCAACCTGTCGAACTGCCACAACGAGCGCGAGGCGGTCGTGTTGCTCGCGCGGGCGCTCGAGATCCAGGAGCGGGCAGGCCGCGTGGAGCACCCCGACACGGCGTTCATATTGAAGAACCTCGCCATCAGCGAGGGCCTGCTCCGCCGCGACCGCGAGCAGCTCGCGCACGCGCTGCGGGCGCTGCCGATCGAGGAGAAGCTGCTCGGGCAGAATCACCCCGACCTGGCGATGTCGCTGCTCATGATCGGCACGGCGCACCACCGGCTCGGGCATGCGGCGGAGGGCGTGCCCTTTCTGGAGCGTGCGCTCGTCATCGCGGAGTCGCGCCCCATCACGGATTCTTACGCGACCGGGCGCGACACGCGCATTCAGATTCGAAAGGCGCTCGCGGACGCGCTGTGGGAGCTCGGGCGCGATCACGGGCGGGCGCGGGATCTCGTGGCCGGCGCGCTCGAGGTCGCGCGCGGCGGCGAGGGCGCGGAGATGGTCAAGGGCGCCACCGAGCTCGAGGCGTGGATGACGGAGCACCCGCCCCCGCGCTGA